In Pasteurella multocida subsp. multocida OH4807, a genomic segment contains:
- a CDS encoding serine transporter (COG0814 Amino acid permeases), with translation MFFVFSCVLSLSPTELNQAKSQNISILSFLANKFDNLYLAYLGPCVAFLAITSSFFGHYLGAKEGLIGLFTKLTNNKTPELKKLNYVAALFFLLTLWLVAMANPSILGLIESFGGPIIATILFIMPMYATRRLAAMQRYRGHLSNVFVTVMGLFAISAIVYGLF, from the coding sequence ATGTTTTTTGTGTTTAGCTGCGTCCTTAGTTTGAGCCCCACTGAACTTAATCAAGCAAAATCACAAAATATCAGTATCTTGTCCTTTCTCGCAAATAAATTTGATAATCTTTATCTTGCCTATTTAGGACCTTGTGTAGCATTTTTAGCGATCACAAGTTCCTTTTTTGGTCATTATTTAGGTGCAAAAGAAGGATTAATTGGGTTGTTCACAAAGTTGACAAACAACAAAACACCAGAGTTAAAAAAGCTAAATTACGTCGCTGCTTTATTTTTCTTGCTGACACTTTGGCTTGTCGCAATGGCTAATCCAAGTATTCTCGGCTTAATTGAGTCATTTGGAGGTCCGATTATTGCCACCATATTGTTTATCATGCCTATGTACGCAACACGAAGACTTGCAGCAATGCAACGCTATCGTGGACACCTTTCGAATGTCTTTGTTACTGTAATGGGGTTGTTTGCTATTTCGGCAATCGTTTACGGGCTATTTTAA
- a CDS encoding hypothetical protein (COG2095 Multiple antibiotic transporter), with protein MDLAIYLQFFIGLIALVNPLGVVPIFYSMTAAMSKEQQNRTGLITCISIVVILLVSFFFGNFILNAFHISIDSFRIAGGIVVILIALTMINGKIGEHKINKEEKNENFDDYNNIAVVPLAMPIMAGPGSISATIVFGATQHSLLEYLYSSLTIMLFGVGCYILFRYSEPVIKKLGKTGSNVITRIMGLLLMSLGIEIIIGGLRNLGIV; from the coding sequence ATGGATTTAGCTATCTACCTTCAGTTCTTTATTGGGCTGATTGCACTCGTTAACCCATTGGGTGTTGTGCCGATTTTTTATTCAATGACGGCTGCAATGTCAAAAGAACAACAGAATAGAACTGGATTAATCACTTGTATTTCTATTGTTGTTATTTTACTAGTCAGCTTTTTTTTCGGAAATTTTATTTTAAACGCCTTTCATATTTCTATTGATTCTTTCCGTATTGCAGGCGGGATTGTTGTCATTTTAATCGCACTCACGATGATTAATGGTAAAATTGGTGAACATAAAATCAATAAAGAAGAAAAAAATGAAAACTTTGATGACTATAACAATATCGCTGTAGTACCACTTGCTATGCCAATCATGGCAGGACCTGGGTCAATCAGTGCGACAATTGTGTTTGGGGCAACACAACATAGTCTCCTAGAGTATTTGTATTCTTCTCTTACTATTATGCTATTTGGGGTAGGTTGTTACATTTTATTCCGCTATTCTGAGCCAGTTATTAAGAAACTAGGCAAAACGGGGTCAAACGTCATTACACGTATTATGGGTCTGTTACTGATGTCTCTGGGGATTGAGATCATTATTGGCGGATTACGTAATTTAGGAATCGTCTGA
- a CDS encoding glutamate dehydrogenase (COG0334 Glutamate dehydrogenase/leucine dehydrogenase) codes for MSQVASLEAFLEKVAQRDGNQPEFLQAVREVLTSIWPFLEKNPKYRSQALLERLVEPERAIQFRVAWTDDNGQVQVNRAFRVQYNSAIGPFKGGMRFHPSVNLSILKFLGFEQVFKNSLTTLPMGGGKGGSDFDPKGKSDAEVMRFCQALMIELYRHLGPDTDVPAGDIGVGGREVGYLAGMMKKLSNQTGSVFTGKGLTFGGSLIRPEATGYGLVYFAQAMLAEKGESFTGKTVAVSGSGNVAQYAIEKALEFGAKVVTCSDSAGYVYDEAGFTTEKLAALMEIKNVKRGRVKEYAEQFGLKYVEGKRPWEVKVDIALPCATQNEVDLEDANALIRNGVQLVAEGANMPTTIEATDAFLSAGVLFGPGKAANAGGVATSGLEMSQNAQRLSWTREEVDARLHRIMLDIHANCKKYGSDEKGNINYVVGANVAGFVKVADAMLAQGVF; via the coding sequence ATGTCGCAAGTTGCATCGTTAGAAGCGTTTTTAGAAAAAGTCGCACAACGTGATGGTAATCAACCCGAATTTTTACAAGCTGTACGTGAAGTCTTAACGTCTATTTGGCCATTCCTTGAAAAAAATCCAAAATACCGCTCACAAGCGTTATTAGAACGTTTAGTTGAACCAGAACGTGCCATTCAATTTCGTGTTGCTTGGACAGACGATAACGGTCAAGTACAGGTCAACCGCGCTTTCCGTGTTCAATACAACAGCGCGATCGGACCGTTTAAGGGAGGCATGCGTTTCCACCCTTCTGTCAATTTATCCATTTTAAAATTTTTAGGCTTTGAGCAAGTCTTCAAAAACTCCCTCACCACGTTACCAATGGGCGGGGGTAAAGGCGGTTCAGATTTTGATCCTAAAGGCAAAAGTGATGCAGAAGTGATGCGCTTCTGTCAGGCATTGATGATCGAGCTGTATCGTCATTTAGGTCCAGATACTGATGTGCCCGCTGGCGATATCGGCGTAGGTGGACGTGAAGTAGGGTATTTAGCCGGTATGATGAAAAAATTATCTAACCAAACGGGCAGTGTTTTCACAGGTAAAGGTCTGACATTTGGTGGTAGTTTAATTCGTCCTGAAGCAACGGGTTATGGCTTAGTCTATTTTGCTCAAGCGATGCTGGCTGAAAAAGGCGAAAGCTTTACAGGAAAAACTGTTGCTGTATCGGGTTCAGGCAATGTTGCACAGTATGCAATTGAAAAAGCGCTGGAATTTGGTGCTAAAGTCGTCACTTGTTCAGATTCTGCAGGCTATGTCTATGATGAAGCAGGTTTCACAACTGAGAAACTGGCGGCATTAATGGAAATCAAAAATGTTAAACGTGGTCGTGTAAAAGAATACGCCGAGCAGTTTGGTCTAAAATATGTGGAAGGTAAACGTCCATGGGAAGTCAAAGTCGACATTGCCCTTCCTTGTGCGACACAAAATGAGGTGGATTTAGAAGACGCAAATGCGTTAATCCGTAATGGTGTACAATTAGTTGCTGAAGGGGCAAACATGCCTACAACCATTGAAGCAACTGATGCCTTTTTATCCGCTGGTGTGTTATTTGGACCAGGTAAAGCCGCCAATGCAGGTGGCGTGGCGACTTCAGGACTAGAAATGTCACAAAATGCACAGCGTTTAAGTTGGACGCGTGAAGAAGTGGATGCAAGACTCCACCGAATCATGTTGGATATCCACGCTAACTGCAAAAAATATGGTTCAGATGAGAAAGGCAACATTAACTATGTTGTGGGTGCAAACGTCGCAGGGTTCGTTAAAGTTGCCGATGCGATGTTAGCACAAGGTGTCTTCTAA
- a CDS encoding hypothetical protein (COG1234 Metal-dependent hydrolases of the beta-lactamase superfamily III), translated as MCYWKTVLALFSFSLAAHAQSSSCQHSNLDVVILGSGGPEVALFRSHTPLPSRASASYLIRENGQAKFLVDLGSGALRHFAQAKAKLEDLQGILVSHFHVDHINDLPALIKSSFFAERTQNLRIYGPTGNDFVPDTTTFLSRLFGENGAYAYLSDFLTGGESYQLQPLSVNANKQPPVVFETIIDGFKINAIGTEHGLLPALAWRVEKAGCSVVFSGDTSNQGRTLDHLAKQADLLIAHNAIPESSQDHIAQKLHMRPSEIGRIARDNQVKHVILSHLMRRTEQVMPETEQAIKQYFTGGITFAQDCDIYSVQTGKKIDTCLP; from the coding sequence ATGTGTTATTGGAAAACGGTTCTGGCGCTTTTCTCTTTCAGTCTTGCTGCACACGCACAATCTTCCAGTTGCCAGCATTCAAATTTAGATGTGGTTATCTTAGGTTCTGGTGGACCTGAAGTTGCTTTATTTCGCTCACATACTCCCTTGCCCTCACGCGCCTCGGCAAGTTATCTCATTAGAGAAAATGGACAAGCAAAATTTTTAGTTGATCTTGGTTCGGGCGCACTGCGCCATTTTGCGCAAGCGAAAGCCAAGCTTGAAGATTTACAAGGCATTTTAGTCAGTCATTTTCATGTTGATCATATTAATGATCTTCCTGCATTAATTAAATCTTCTTTTTTCGCAGAGCGTACCCAAAACTTACGCATTTATGGTCCAACAGGCAATGATTTTGTCCCTGATACCACCACGTTTTTATCTCGCTTATTCGGTGAAAATGGGGCTTACGCTTATTTATCTGACTTTTTAACTGGTGGGGAAAGTTATCAATTACAACCTCTCTCTGTGAATGCCAATAAACAACCCCCCGTGGTGTTTGAAACTATCATTGATGGCTTTAAAATTAACGCCATTGGAACAGAACATGGGCTCTTACCGGCATTGGCTTGGCGAGTTGAAAAAGCAGGTTGTTCGGTTGTCTTCTCTGGTGATACCAGTAACCAAGGACGTACATTAGATCACCTGGCTAAACAAGCGGATTTATTGATTGCGCATAATGCGATTCCCGAAAGTAGCCAAGATCATATCGCGCAAAAATTACATATGCGTCCGTCAGAAATTGGGCGGATTGCTCGTGATAATCAGGTAAAGCATGTCATATTAAGCCACTTAATGCGGCGTACAGAACAAGTGATGCCAGAAACAGAACAGGCGATCAAGCAGTACTTTACTGGTGGTATTACTTTTGCTCAAGACTGTGATATTTATTCAGTCCAAACAGGAAAAAAAATTGATACCTGTCTCCCTTAA
- a CDS encoding hypothetical protein (COG3981 Predicted acetyltransferase) — protein MQSLMLIKPTLIHKNEILNYQQTYKNAGLTLHGANQLAHFSADTFEDWLAYLNAPAGTNRFGYEKVPDSTYLAWHTTENRMVGIIHLRHTLNDYLLQYAGNIGYSVHPQEWGKGYATQMLALALEKTDLLGIKEVMLSCDKDNIASSKVILKNGGYLESEVERQGKITQRYWIKRHIS, from the coding sequence ATGCAATCTTTAATGTTGATTAAACCTACATTAATCCATAAAAACGAAATTCTAAACTATCAACAAACTTATAAGAACGCGGGGCTCACCTTACACGGTGCCAATCAATTAGCCCATTTTTCTGCAGACACTTTTGAAGATTGGCTTGCATATTTAAATGCACCCGCTGGAACTAACCGTTTTGGTTATGAAAAAGTACCCGATAGTACTTATCTTGCTTGGCATACAACCGAAAATCGGATGGTAGGCATAATCCATCTTCGACATACGCTAAATGACTATCTTCTACAATATGCAGGAAATATTGGCTATTCAGTGCATCCTCAAGAATGGGGAAAAGGTTATGCAACTCAAATGTTAGCACTTGCATTAGAAAAAACCGATCTATTGGGGATAAAAGAGGTGATGCTTTCCTGCGATAAAGATAATATTGCTTCCAGCAAAGTGATCTTAAAAAATGGTGGATATTTAGAAAGTGAGGTTGAAAGGCAAGGAAAAATCACTCAACGTTACTGGATTAAACGTCACATATCATAA
- the dnaE gene encoding DNA polymerase III subunit alpha (COG0587 DNA polymerase III, alpha subunit), with product MSDPRFVHLRVHSDFSMINGIAKVKPLVKACVENNMVAMGLTDFTNFCGLVRFYGEALSSGVKPIVGADVLVKSDLCGDERFELTLLAKNNQGYRNITLLLSKAYERGYQDLPYIDQEWLIEHREGIIILSGGHNGDVGKKLLKGNPAEIESAVNFYQEYFPDHFYLSLSRTGRYEEERYVSLAIKYAEQKGLPVVATNDVLFLQEDDFEAHEIRVAIHDSYTLDDPKRPKIYTSQQYFRSEQEMCELFADVPSALENTLLIAQRCNVTIRLGEYFLPQFPTGDLSTEDFLVKKSKEGLEERLKVLFPDEKVRQERRPEYDERLQVELDVINQMGFPGYFLIVMEFIQWSKDNDIPVGPGRGSGAGSLVAYALKITDLDPLEFDLLFERFLNPERVSMPDFDVDFCMDGRDRVIEHVAETYGRGAVSQIITFGTMAAKAVIRDVGRVLGHPYGFVDRISKLIPPDPGMTLAKAFVAEPQLQAAYDSDEEVKALIDMARKLEGVTRNAGKHAGGVVISPGLITDFSPLYCDSEGKHPVTHFDKNDVEYAGLVKFDFLGLRTLTIIKWALDMINTRLAKEGKPLVDISTIPLDDPESFELLKRSETTAVFQLESRGMKDLIKRLQPDCFEDIIALVALFRPGPLESGMVQNFIDRKHGNEPVAYPDPEYQHESLKPILEPTYGVIVYQEQVMQIAQELAGYTLGGADLLRRAMGKKKPEEMAAQREIFEKGAIQKGVDGELAMKIFDLVEKFAGYGFNKSHSAAYALVSYQTLWLKTHYPAEFMAAVMTSEMDNTDKIVGLYDECLRMGLKVAPPDINTGKHHFSVNENGEIVYGIGAIKGVGEGPIEALIAAREQGGIFKDLFDLCARVDLKKINRRTFESLILSGAFDKLGPHRAALSKNLEDALKASDQHAKDAAMGQTDMFGVLTENYEDVEKAYASTPPWPEKVILDGERETLGLYLSSHPVSRYLKELAHYSSTRLKDLVPNYRGQISTASGLVVASRFAVTKKGNRLGIATLDDRSGRLDVTLFAEALEKFGDKLQKDAVVIVSGQVSFDEFSGGMKMAVRELMTLDEARSRYAKNLAIYLSHDKITPQFIREFKAMLTPYSSGTLPINIYYDSPQGQCRVKMGVQWSVNPTDELLAELAEKLGESAVELEFKA from the coding sequence ATGTCTGACCCCCGTTTTGTTCACCTGCGTGTTCACAGTGATTTTTCGATGATTAACGGCATCGCCAAAGTGAAACCGTTAGTTAAAGCCTGTGTCGAAAATAATATGGTGGCAATGGGATTGACTGATTTCACCAACTTTTGTGGATTGGTGCGCTTTTATGGCGAAGCACTGTCTTCTGGCGTGAAACCTATTGTTGGGGCAGATGTTCTGGTGAAAAGCGATCTTTGTGGTGACGAGCGTTTTGAGCTCACTTTGTTGGCAAAGAATAATCAAGGTTATAGAAATATCACCTTGTTACTGTCTAAAGCCTATGAACGTGGCTATCAAGATTTACCTTATATCGATCAAGAATGGCTCATTGAACATCGAGAAGGGATCATCATTCTTTCTGGTGGGCATAATGGTGATGTGGGTAAAAAGTTACTTAAAGGTAACCCAGCAGAGATTGAAAGTGCGGTCAATTTTTATCAAGAATATTTCCCTGATCATTTCTATTTAAGTTTGAGCCGTACAGGACGCTATGAAGAAGAGCGTTATGTGAGCTTAGCCATCAAATATGCGGAGCAAAAAGGCTTACCTGTTGTCGCAACTAATGATGTGCTGTTTTTACAAGAAGATGATTTCGAGGCGCACGAAATTCGTGTGGCGATTCACGACAGCTACACACTTGATGATCCAAAACGCCCGAAAATTTATACCAGTCAGCAATATTTTCGTTCAGAACAAGAGATGTGTGAGCTGTTTGCTGATGTGCCTTCTGCCCTTGAAAATACACTATTAATTGCACAACGCTGTAATGTGACGATTCGTTTAGGCGAATATTTCTTACCTCAATTTCCAACTGGAGATCTTTCTACTGAAGACTTCTTGGTGAAAAAATCCAAAGAGGGCTTGGAAGAACGCTTGAAAGTGTTATTCCCTGATGAAAAAGTCCGCCAAGAACGCCGCCCAGAATATGATGAGCGTTTGCAAGTCGAATTAGATGTAATTAACCAAATGGGTTTCCCGGGCTACTTCTTGATCGTAATGGAATTTATTCAATGGTCGAAAGATAACGATATTCCAGTCGGGCCAGGGCGAGGCTCGGGGGCGGGCTCGTTAGTGGCTTATGCGTTAAAGATTACCGATCTTGATCCACTTGAATTTGATTTGCTTTTTGAGCGTTTCTTAAACCCAGAACGTGTTTCAATGCCTGACTTCGACGTTGACTTCTGTATGGACGGGCGAGATCGTGTTATCGAGCACGTAGCAGAAACTTACGGGCGTGGTGCGGTATCACAAATTATTACGTTCGGTACTATGGCAGCAAAAGCGGTAATTCGTGACGTAGGGCGTGTACTTGGGCACCCGTATGGTTTTGTGGATCGCATTTCTAAATTAATCCCGCCAGATCCGGGTATGACGCTAGCGAAAGCCTTTGTTGCAGAACCACAGTTACAAGCGGCTTATGATTCAGATGAAGAAGTTAAAGCGCTGATCGATATGGCGCGTAAACTTGAAGGGGTGACACGTAATGCGGGTAAACACGCTGGTGGTGTGGTAATCTCGCCAGGATTAATTACCGATTTTTCACCGCTCTATTGCGATTCAGAAGGCAAGCATCCAGTTACCCATTTTGATAAAAATGATGTGGAATATGCAGGCTTAGTGAAGTTCGACTTCTTAGGTTTGCGTACGCTCACGATCATTAAATGGGCGTTGGATATGATCAATACACGCCTTGCCAAAGAAGGGAAACCGCTAGTGGATATTTCCACCATTCCATTAGACGATCCCGAGTCTTTTGAATTATTAAAACGTTCTGAAACAACGGCAGTTTTCCAGCTAGAATCACGGGGTATGAAGGATTTGATCAAACGCCTTCAACCAGACTGTTTTGAGGATATTATTGCGTTAGTAGCACTATTCCGCCCGGGCCCGTTAGAGTCGGGAATGGTGCAGAACTTTATTGACCGTAAACACGGCAATGAGCCTGTTGCTTACCCAGATCCTGAATATCAACACGAAAGTTTAAAACCGATTTTAGAACCGACCTATGGCGTTATTGTTTATCAAGAACAAGTCATGCAGATCGCACAAGAGCTAGCGGGCTATACGCTTGGCGGTGCGGACTTACTACGTCGTGCCATGGGTAAGAAAAAACCAGAAGAAATGGCGGCACAGCGTGAGATTTTTGAGAAAGGGGCGATTCAAAAAGGCGTTGATGGCGAGTTGGCGATGAAGATCTTCGACCTGGTGGAAAAATTCGCAGGCTATGGCTTCAACAAATCGCACTCAGCCGCTTATGCATTGGTTTCTTATCAAACGTTATGGCTTAAAACCCATTATCCAGCAGAATTTATGGCTGCGGTAATGACATCGGAAATGGATAACACCGATAAAATCGTGGGCTTGTATGACGAATGTTTGCGTATGGGCTTAAAAGTTGCACCGCCTGATATTAATACGGGTAAGCACCATTTTAGCGTGAATGAAAATGGTGAAATCGTATATGGCATTGGGGCAATTAAAGGGGTCGGAGAAGGCCCGATTGAGGCGTTGATTGCGGCTCGTGAACAAGGTGGAATTTTTAAAGATCTCTTTGATCTCTGTGCCCGTGTTGATTTGAAGAAGATTAACCGCCGCACTTTTGAAAGTTTAATTTTATCAGGCGCGTTTGATAAGTTGGGTCCACATCGGGCGGCACTCTCAAAAAACCTAGAAGATGCGTTAAAAGCGTCGGATCAACATGCCAAAGATGCCGCGATGGGGCAAACCGATATGTTCGGTGTGTTAACTGAAAACTACGAAGATGTCGAGAAAGCCTATGCCAGTACGCCGCCTTGGCCTGAAAAAGTGATTTTAGATGGAGAACGAGAAACATTAGGTTTGTACCTCAGTAGTCACCCAGTGAGCCGTTATTTAAAAGAATTAGCACATTACAGTTCGACCCGCTTGAAAGATTTAGTACCGAATTACCGAGGACAAATCAGTACTGCCAGTGGCTTAGTTGTAGCATCGCGTTTTGCAGTGACGAAAAAAGGAAATCGATTAGGGATTGCGACCTTAGATGATCGTTCTGGTCGACTTGATGTCACATTGTTTGCAGAAGCATTAGAAAAATTTGGCGATAAATTACAAAAAGACGCCGTTGTCATTGTCTCGGGGCAGGTTAGTTTTGACGAGTTTTCTGGCGGGATGAAAATGGCAGTACGTGAATTGATGACATTAGATGAAGCTCGTAGCCGTTATGCAAAAAACTTAGCCATTTATTTATCGCATGATAAGATTACACCTCAATTTATTCGTGAATTTAAAGCGATGTTAACGCCATACAGTAGTGGCACGTTACCAATCAACATTTATTACGATAGCCCGCAAGGGCAATGCCGAGTGAAAATGGGCGTGCAATGGTCTGTTAATCCAACGGATGAGTTATTAGCCGAATTGGCAGAAAAATTGGGTGAAAGTGCGGTGGAATTAGAATTTAAAGCCTAA
- a CDS encoding L-serine ammonia-lyase (COG1760 L-serine deaminase), which produces MISVFDMFKIGIGPSSSHTVGPMKAGKYFIDDLIRRGQLEYVAKIQVDIYGSLSMTGRGHSTDTAIIMGLAGYLPHNVDIDLIPTFISTLKQTELLPVAENQKVVQFDIDEDLIFHSTFLPRHENGMRITAFSAQHTTLYQQTYYSIGGGFIVDEAHFEQAYRTAERIPYPYRNAADMLKHCHDSGLTISAIMMKNEMALQDKTVLSNYLQQIWESMKACIERGIHTEGLLPGPLKVPRRAAGLHRILKANNHLLNDPMKIIDWVNMYALAVNEENAAGGRVVTAPTNGACGIVPAVLAYYDKFISPLTHETIERYLLTCSFIGSLYKMNASISGAEVGCQGEVGVACSMAAAGLTEILGGKPEQVCIAAEIAMEHNLGLTCDPVGGQVQVPCIERNAIAAVKAINSSRMALRRTTSPCVTLDKVIETMYETGKDMNAKYRETSLGGLAIKVIC; this is translated from the coding sequence ATGATTAGCGTTTTTGATATGTTTAAAATTGGCATTGGTCCTTCAAGTTCACATACTGTCGGACCAATGAAAGCAGGGAAATACTTTATTGATGACTTAATTAGACGGGGTCAGTTGGAGTATGTTGCGAAAATCCAAGTTGATATTTATGGTTCACTATCAATGACAGGACGTGGACATAGCACAGATACAGCTATCATCATGGGATTAGCGGGGTATCTACCCCATAATGTTGATATTGACTTAATTCCCACCTTCATTTCCACGCTCAAACAAACCGAGCTCTTGCCCGTTGCGGAAAATCAAAAGGTCGTTCAATTTGATATTGATGAAGATCTCATTTTTCACTCAACATTTTTACCTCGCCATGAAAATGGGATGCGAATTACTGCCTTCTCCGCTCAACATACTACACTCTACCAACAAACCTACTACTCTATTGGAGGTGGGTTTATTGTTGATGAAGCCCACTTTGAACAAGCCTACCGAACAGCTGAAAGGATTCCTTATCCTTACCGTAATGCTGCGGATATGCTAAAACACTGTCATGATAGCGGGCTAACCATTTCTGCGATTATGATGAAAAACGAAATGGCGCTACAAGATAAAACGGTGTTATCCAATTATTTACAGCAAATTTGGGAAAGTATGAAAGCCTGTATTGAGCGTGGTATTCATACAGAGGGACTATTACCCGGTCCCCTGAAGGTACCTCGTCGAGCTGCAGGGTTGCATCGCATCCTAAAAGCCAATAATCACTTATTGAATGATCCGATGAAAATTATTGATTGGGTCAATATGTATGCTTTAGCGGTGAATGAGGAAAATGCGGCAGGAGGTAGAGTGGTCACAGCACCAACTAATGGCGCATGTGGCATTGTTCCTGCCGTTCTGGCTTACTATGATAAATTTATTTCTCCCCTTACACATGAAACAATAGAACGTTATTTACTGACTTGCAGCTTTATTGGCTCACTGTACAAAATGAATGCGTCTATCTCTGGCGCAGAAGTCGGCTGCCAAGGCGAAGTGGGCGTTGCCTGTTCCATGGCGGCGGCAGGGTTAACCGAAATTCTAGGCGGTAAACCAGAGCAAGTTTGTATTGCCGCAGAAATTGCGATGGAGCATAATTTGGGGCTAACTTGTGATCCTGTGGGGGGACAAGTACAGGTTCCTTGTATTGAACGCAATGCCATTGCGGCGGTCAAAGCGATCAACTCTAGCCGAATGGCGCTCCGCCGAACCACCAGCCCTTGTGTTACTTTAGATAAAGTCATTGAAACGATGTATGAAACGGGCAAAGATATGAATGCAAAATACCGCGAAACATCACTGGGTGGTCTCGCCATTAAGGTAATTTGCTAA
- a CDS encoding hypothetical protein (COG0121 Predicted glutamine amidotransferase) produces the protein MCQLLGMNCNTPTDIVFSFEGFRRRAGLTDCHSDGFGIAFFEGKGIRIFRDNSAAHSSPIADCVKQYHIKSLNVIAHIRKATQGEVNIENTHPFIRELWGQNWVFAHNGNLTAHPELMGSLYQPIGTTDSEAAFCYMLHQLRMQFDQKPTEEVLFDAIQKITQTISLGGTFNFILSNGEWMIAHCATNLHYLTRKAPFGKAQRIDDDGIIDFNDYAQEGDRVTIITTFPLTKDETWTKMEYGGFVFFKQGEKIAEIIGVKKDAIDDGTLGLQQCA, from the coding sequence ATGTGTCAATTATTAGGAATGAATTGTAATACTCCGACCGATATCGTTTTTTCATTTGAAGGATTTCGTCGTCGTGCGGGGTTAACTGACTGCCATTCAGATGGCTTTGGTATTGCCTTTTTTGAAGGGAAAGGGATTCGTATATTTCGTGACAATAGTGCGGCGCACTCCTCGCCCATTGCAGATTGTGTTAAACAATATCACATTAAGTCCTTAAATGTCATTGCACACATTCGTAAAGCAACCCAAGGGGAAGTCAATATCGAAAATACTCATCCTTTTATCCGCGAATTATGGGGGCAAAATTGGGTATTTGCGCACAATGGTAATTTAACCGCCCATCCTGAATTAATGGGTTCCCTATATCAACCAATTGGTACAACCGACTCTGAAGCCGCATTTTGTTACATGCTGCATCAACTTAGAATGCAATTTGACCAAAAACCCACCGAAGAAGTATTATTTGATGCCATCCAAAAGATTACGCAGACAATTTCATTAGGTGGGACATTTAATTTCATTTTATCAAATGGTGAGTGGATGATCGCTCACTGCGCGACAAATTTGCATTATCTCACCAGAAAAGCGCCCTTCGGTAAAGCACAACGCATTGATGATGATGGGATTATCGATTTCAACGATTATGCTCAAGAAGGAGATCGTGTCACAATTATTACTACGTTTCCTCTGACAAAAGATGAAACTTGGACAAAAATGGAATACGGTGGCTTTGTTTTCTTTAAGCAAGGTGAGAAAATTGCTGAAATCATTGGTGTGAAAAAAGATGCCATTGATGATGGCACACTCGGCTTACAACAGTGTGCTTAA